One Lacipirellulaceae bacterium DNA window includes the following coding sequences:
- the pilO gene encoding type 4a pilus biogenesis protein PilO: MKRQPQSLIWTIHITGAVTAIVLVLVVWFGVYQPLNEQAVADEIRIGKLESLIAQPKTWQNVNVLLLDQHFTLSEAVAFANRHSAGGSQDDLFIREADKLAEDHQLEVLDWHLEADRDVERFTESRVRGSFRGSYESISRFLASVSQMPRIAKVLELSLDKGDKSGEYPVRITFALYSSGEANDTRMKGRAL; the protein is encoded by the coding sequence ATGAAACGACAACCCCAATCACTCATTTGGACCATCCACATCACGGGCGCGGTGACCGCCATCGTGCTGGTGCTTGTCGTTTGGTTCGGAGTTTATCAGCCACTCAACGAGCAGGCCGTTGCCGATGAGATTCGCATCGGAAAGCTAGAATCGCTCATTGCCCAGCCAAAGACATGGCAGAACGTCAATGTGTTGCTGCTCGATCAGCACTTCACGCTGTCTGAGGCGGTTGCCTTCGCGAATCGCCATAGTGCTGGCGGATCGCAGGACGACCTTTTTATCCGCGAGGCGGACAAGCTGGCCGAAGATCACCAGTTAGAAGTGCTGGACTGGCATTTGGAGGCCGATCGCGATGTCGAGCGGTTCACCGAGAGCCGTGTGCGAGGGAGCTTCCGTGGTAGCTATGAAAGCATCAGCCGATTCCTTGCCAGTGTTAGCCAAATGCCCCGTATTGCCAAAGTCTTGGAACTGTCCCTCGATAAGGGTGACAAATCTGGTGAGTATCCCGTGCGAATCACATTTGCGTTGTACTCCTCCGGCGAAGCCAACGATACAAGAATGAAGGGGAGGGCTCTGTGA
- a CDS encoding DUF4272 domain-containing protein, which yields MTTPQEMRDANIAFLNEHGFRPATWMPLPCAIGVTSDDIGFAGGTLRPELEVANRLLCHCAVFAWGSAPPDFEQRVTDFIATNGLRDLMTEDETEIIDLSKDDASAQFSHAVGWRLENMWSLAWILGATDEPSATTGQLPQEISGALMSLFLPDFTVTAESLVTQGQTQPIENIVQMEDLFYLAHNAVRAGQTGHPEQVPDHFDPIGDGGAIHERRHSLTWSLAPGAAWNETDLST from the coding sequence ATGACCACTCCGCAAGAGATGCGCGACGCGAACATTGCGTTCTTGAATGAACATGGATTTAGACCAGCCACATGGATGCCACTACCTTGCGCTATTGGCGTTACGTCTGACGACATTGGTTTCGCGGGAGGAACGCTCAGACCAGAATTAGAGGTCGCTAACCGGCTGCTATGTCATTGCGCTGTCTTTGCGTGGGGCTCCGCGCCACCAGACTTCGAGCAACGCGTTACGGACTTTATCGCAACCAATGGACTTCGCGATTTGATGACCGAGGACGAAACGGAAATCATCGACCTGTCCAAGGACGATGCTAGTGCGCAGTTTTCTCATGCGGTTGGATGGCGCCTTGAGAACATGTGGTCACTCGCTTGGATACTGGGCGCTACTGATGAACCATCTGCTACAACGGGCCAGCTTCCTCAGGAAATAAGCGGGGCATTGATGTCGCTCTTTCTGCCGGACTTCACCGTCACAGCAGAGTCGTTGGTAACTCAAGGCCAAACACAGCCGATTGAGAACATCGTTCAAATGGAAGATCTCTTCTATCTCGCCCACAACGCGGTTCGCGCTGGGCAGACTGGCCATCCTGAGCAAGTGCCTGACCACTTTGACCCAATTGGTGACGGTGGTGCGATCCATGAACGACGGCACAGTCTCACATGGTCGTTGGCTCCTGGAGCTGCATGGAATGAAACAGATTTGAGCACCTAG
- a CDS encoding DinB family protein: protein MNHHQPDWYTKTIDAFASYKRMIDGCVEQLSDQELTARPIEEMNSVATLLRHLGGNLKSRFSDFLTTDGEKADRDRELEFADWEGDRESLVAYFNEGWKTLTNTLESLGEEDLEREVLIRGEAHTVAQALLRAVTHVAYHAGQIALIARMVHQSEWKWLTVEPGGSARHNRETWGTAASRSVFGSEGSVPIREEKAR from the coding sequence ATGAATCACCACCAACCGGATTGGTATACGAAGACAATCGACGCGTTCGCTTCTTACAAGCGGATGATCGATGGTTGTGTTGAGCAACTCTCAGATCAGGAACTCACCGCGCGACCGATTGAGGAAATGAATTCCGTGGCGACACTCCTCAGGCACCTGGGTGGCAATCTAAAGAGCCGTTTCTCTGACTTTCTTACTACCGATGGTGAAAAAGCGGACCGCGATCGCGAGTTGGAGTTCGCCGACTGGGAGGGGGATCGGGAGTCGCTCGTCGCTTATTTCAACGAGGGTTGGAAGACCCTGACGAACACGCTTGAGTCGCTTGGAGAAGAAGATCTCGAGAGAGAGGTCCTGATCCGCGGCGAGGCTCATACCGTGGCTCAGGCCCTACTGCGAGCTGTCACGCATGTCGCCTATCACGCCGGACAGATCGCACTGATCGCTCGCATGGTGCATCAAAGCGAGTGGAAGTGGCTAACGGTCGAGCCCGGAGGGAGCGCCCGGCACAATCGCGAAACTTGGGGAACGGCGGCGAGCAGGTCGGTGTTTGGAAGTGAGGGTAGCGTCCCTATTCGTGAAGAAAAGGCACGCTGA